The window CGTGAcctagatattttttttgtctattaGAATACATCATAGTAGTGAAACCCAAAATTTTAGACAAGACAAATAGCTTGTTTGGGAATATGCAGCTGAAAAGAATtacaatgaaacaaaaaattctcTTGAATAGGATTGCAAACCTGTCATAAGATCGTCTTCCTGTGAGGAGTTCTAACATTACAACTCCAAAGCAGTAGATATCACTCTGGTAAGTATAACTTCCCAACTCAAGTTCAGGAGCAACATAACCTTGTGCAGAGAGGAGGTGTCCTGTCAACTGAAAATCAATTGTCCAATATCAGAAAGCTTaataatcacaaaaaaaaaaaaaaaaggtcagcCCTGTAGCTAAAATTAAATGGATTCTATGATATActtgtaatttaataaattttacttttcaCCTTTCCAAATGCAATTGTTCCCACTTAACCTAGTGCCCCACTTACTGGTGACTAATTACCTTTCAGCAGCTTAGAATGACaatcattactttttttttttttttttgtttgataggTAGACTGACAATCATTACTCATACGGTTCACACATATTGGTCCACAAAGCCTCCAACAGAAAGTTAGGTTCAGGATTAGATCTAGTTAATTAATTTTCGGAGAGCCTCAATTTTGCAGAAAAATATGCACTACCAGATAAGATTCTGTCCAACAgttctaaattatcaaatattttcCAGTTTACATAATCATAAAGCAAAAAATGAAGTTAATAGAAGGAAGACAacaagtttaattttcaaatttgagttTGATAATTTCGATGGAAATTGATAACAGGCATAATATTTTCAGCACTTCCCCATTACCACAAAGTCCCCAAATGGGAACCATCATACCCAAACAACAGTCACTGCCTGGCTGTGTGCAAGATAAAACAAGTACTGACCAAGTTTTGATGAGTAAAAGGCACATGATCACTATCACCAACCCCAAATCCTTTCCAAACACCCAAAAGTATTGAACCTTGACAtcattgaaatcattaattccaTTCTTGAGAATTCTTTGGCGTACAACTTTCATGCAAAACTTTCTTACTTCTTGAATTTGAATTAACTGGTGTCTCCTTAACTCAGCTAAACCAAGCACAAAATCAAACTATAGGTTCTCTAATTTAATAACATACTTAAAAAATAGTAGCTAAATATGTTGTGACTTGTCATAACAGACATAAGAATGTATGAAAAGGAATTACCCCATTGGCAGAGCCAGATGATAGTAGAGGAGCCAAACCACAGTCTGAGATACATACTGAAAGCTCATCATCAAGGAGAACATTGGCAGACTTGAAATTATGGTGCACAACAAGTGGCCGACAGACTTCATGCAGATACCTTTGCAACAAAACAGGTAGAACTTAGTTTCCAAGAAATAATTACCTATTAAACATTGGAGGCACAAGCCTCACAACCTGCACAAGCATGCAAAAAAGAGTTGGAAGTTCCCATTCAGCTGTCATCTCTCAATTCACCTATATATAAGAGGAATTAGGAAGATAATATGCTTCAAACCTCCTACACCTAAGATTAGTGGCCATCTCAAAAGATAGTCTGAATGCCTAGATTTAGTGAGTTGATTGTTCTACTTACTCCAGGGCTCTTGCAGCTCCCAACGCTATCCGGATGCGTGCACTCCAAGAAAGTTTGCTGTGGATCTCATCCTCCAAGTGCAGTGCATCATTAAGTGTCCCATTTCTGCAATATTCATGCACAAGCAGCCGTTGTCCATACTCAGCACAGTAGCCCACAAGCTTCACAACGTTGACATGTTGAAGTTTAGAGATGCTTGACACTAGATTAAGAAATCCATCATCACTCAGCTGCCTGGAAACAGCAGGCTGTAATTTCTTGACTGCCAATAGCTGTAAAGAATTGAGATACAGGAATAAATTCAAAGGTCTCAACATTAGGCGTAAGTGGatagggaaaagaaaaggaccAAGCATTTGACCAACAATCCTACCCTCCTCCATCCCCACCCTACAACAATCAATTAGTTTTCAGCAGCAGGTACACTAACCTTGACTCAGTGGTGAAGAGAATTCTTACAAAACTGAGTGAGAAAAAAACAACTGACAAACACAATCCTCAAGGTATTGGATGCAATCTAGCAGGAGGGCCACTCAATATAACTGCCATAAGAAAAGTAGTTCATTCTATGTCTATACAATGTTTACCTTTCCATCAGGAAGCTCAGCTCTATAAACGCTTCCAAGTGTGCCTTCTCCAATAAGATTTCCTTGAGAAAAGCTATTTGTATACTGTTGAAGCAATCCAACGGAAAAATAGCTTACAGAAATTTGAGAGCTCAAACTTTTGAGAGGATGACTCCTAATAGCCATTCCAGCAGGCACAGATGGCTTCACCATGGCCTCATCAACAGAGTTATGTGGGAGAACTGGTGGAAGTGGTGGTGAGGGCAGCAGAGGCATGTTATTCACACCATATTCTGTCATGTCAATCTTATGATCCTTCTTATGCCTTGAGATTGCATTGATTGTCTTCCCATCCCTCTCCTGTTCATCCTGTGGCTTTGAACTTAAACCCACTTTTCTATGATCTGTTCCATATCCATCCTGTGGCCCCATAACTACCTCTGTGGTAACTGTTACAAGAATGCAAAAGACTGTTTGTCAAGCAAAAacaggaatatatatatatatatatatatatatatatatatatatatatatatatatatatattgatagtaacaagaaacaaaagataGTTTTACAAAGTTTTTGAATAAAagatgagagagaaaagagtTACCTTTCTCCATTTGATTATTAGATTGTAGCAAATATTCCTTGTATTTAGGATTCTTTGTTGCAAAAGCACCCAGTTTATCCCTACTGGTCATTTTGTAAGTCACTTGCCTGCCTCCACAGCATCTTGACTTAAGAAGGCATAGTCCTAATGCAATTGCCGCAAGCAGTATAACCCCAGCAATCGATATCCAAACGAtccttttatttgtaaaaaaattgcTTGATCCTGGAGGAGTTAGTGTTTCAGGTGAAGATGCTGTCCAGTTAGCAATTCCAAGAGATGGTGGTGGCATAGCTGGAGCTGATGAAGGGGGCGAAGTTGGGGGTGAAGtcggaggaggaggaagaattGTGGTGTTAAATGGGTTTCCATCTTTTCTGAAAAGCAGATTCTACTGTTACCACAAGAACCATAAAACCAACAAATAATACCATGCAATCAAAGATGATGGagaaaattagagaaaattaGTCAAAGGCACGTGTAAATGTTCCAACTGAAAGCAAAATTACATCGAGGCTATTGATATTTCCTGTTAGAATAAGATATTCATAACTAAAATCATCATCCTACATTTTCCATTCAGGCTTTGATCTTTTTACTTTGGAAAATGAATCTTTGTATGCTTTATAATATTCTATGTGCTGAGTTAATTACTTAGAGGCCAAAGAATAAACGAGAAGACCTATATTTGAGAGAAAGAGCTAAATGAGAGATGTTTCagaccttaaaaaaaataataaaaaataaaatcatgttaACTAGAAGTACCCATTCTACacaatttttttcccaaatttaaggcatttatgtaaaaaaaaaaccattggcatcagaaaccaaaaaacaaaaataaataaattaaaaaagaaaacacctcAACCCTGTGACTTCACCTGAAATTTGGAATACTCAGCAACTTCGCTGGTATAGGCCCAGAGAACAGATTGTTCTCTATGTTCCTACATAACAAGGAATAATAAGGTGTGAGGAAGAAAGTAAGCAAGAAGTTTTGATCAAACAGTAATTTGAAAATAACCAGCAGTaaaattttctaagaaaataTGAATTCAATTGAAGATTGAAGGCACAGAACAGGCAAGAGGGTTACAGTTCGTTTAGGAGAAGATCCTGCAAAACATCAAGGACTCCAGAAATTTGATTGTTCTGCAAGTGCCTGAAATCCAAGAAATCCATATAATTCATGGAGATAGAAGATGTTTACGGACAAGAAACCTTATAGTGAATTTACGCACAATGTGGTAAGAGCTAACAAATTTCCCATTGAAGGAGGCAGTTGACCACTCAAACTGTTACTTGACAGATCCCTGCACCACGATATATCATCACTAcagccataaaaaaatataaacacaaaGACAAATCTAGCTGATTTAAGAAAATGCCTACATATTTATCAAACTTGTAAGCTGCTGAAAGGCATCTGGTATTCCTCCTGTTAGATGGTTATTGTTTAATGACCTGAAGGAAATGAGAACTAATATTTATATGAAGaaacaaatcaataaaaaataacagCTTGTTGTGAAGAGAGGTGGAAGTTGAACAAAACTTACACGGCAGACAATTGAGTAAAAGAAGACAAATTAACAGGGATGCTTCCACTGAACTGGTTATCTGAAAGAAAACTACAACATGCAAGAGAAGAAATGTGGCTCATTTACGGCAGTAATTAAATAAGGATACTTTGTAAATACCATGCTAAGATCAGCTAAATAAATTACggatatcaaaataaaaatgaggttaAAACATACAGTTGCATGATCGTAGGGGGCAAATTGGATGGAATGCTACCTCCAATGTGGTTGTTGCTCAGATCCCTGCATTAAAAAAATAGCACAAAATGTATCACAATACATCCATAGTTGTTAACTCGTAAAACGTATCGTGTatcgtttttctatttttctatatCCTGTATCATATTGTATCATGTATCGCAAGTTTTTCTATAtagtaaaagataaaaagaaaaaataagtatatgtgtATATATCTATTTAAAGTATGAAGTATAGAGTAGTATATAACCAAATTTTATGGAAGATAGTAGGATCTAAAAAGTTAAACTCTATCATATCAAATCAAAACATTGAATGTTAAAGTTTTGACaagttcaaattaacaaaatatgactTTAATATATAGATTCATCACATaatccacaaaaataaacttctttaatttttaactatgatttttagttccaaattctaaCTAGGCATATGCTCTTATCACATTGTACATATATATCCCTTGATGTGTCATCTTCAAAGTTCCATCTTTTAAGGTTCATCATCATTCATTTTccaccaaaaaaagaaataaaaaaagttaatatattaagtataaatttttattcactaATCATCATCACTTTCACTATGAACATTCAAaccattcaaatgaaaattcttcaatattcattgtaaaaataaacttcCTTAACTTATACTATAACATTTGACAACAAGACTGTAACCTCtcatataagattattttacttatttctcctttttataatcaatttttaatcttttagtatattttaaacaattaatgtaataaattcttttaaccaaaaataataaattgatttttaaaaaaaaagatacattttaaaataagatacaaaTTGTGATACATGtcgatttccataaaaaaatgtatcataTCATTGAATCACATCATGTAtcgtaagtttttaacaactatgaATACATCCATAGAAAGGATATTTGAAGCCTTCAAGAACATAAACAAATGCAAGTTCCCCATGATGTCCGAAAAATGAAAGTTTGGCTATGCAGAACACATGATAGGGAGATCATGCAATCAATAAGATAACTCTTAAGTTGcctaaaaaacaagaaatccaAAATCAGCCAGGATGATATTTGATCATTCCATAGAACCAACTGCTACTTGTCCTGGTTAGGTCAAGTCAACAATTTGACAGTGACTAGGCTTTAGAACAATATGACTATACATGATTGAGGCTTGTTACTAAGAGCAGGGTATGAGCTAATAGATCCAACAGGAGGCCTACAAAATGattaatgtttttcttataGACCTTACCCCTAATCCATGTGATGGTAACATGAAGATGACTCGAAGCATTCAAGAAAATGTCACTTACATCTGTATCAATGATGTAAAAAGATCCAAGTTCCCGCTCAATTCTCCTCCCAAATTTGCACCATTAAGAATTCTGTAGATACAAACCACTCAGAAAATTTGACTAAAAGATTTGTTGTTAAACATCAACAAATAGGAACCCATTGAAAAATGATCTGACATACAATCCCGTAATGTTTGAATTGACACATTGGATGCCTTGCCAACCATCCAAGCATGGGTCTCCTCCAATAGGAACCCATCCAGGAAGAGGAGGGTAGCCTAAAGCAACATATAAGCTATTTACTGCAGtaactgaaaaaaaaacaaaaaaacaaaagagaaaaaacgaatcagtcaaaaaattaaaatattcaatataaACTTGCATcatggtttttaaaattaggtCAGAGTGTCTACCAAACATCGGGTTTCACAGCCAATCTGAGAGCAAATTTGGTCGGCCAAAAGCCCAACtgaaaatttggaaacttgGGTGAAACTATTAAATTTTAGGAAAAGCATTTCAACTTTCTCAATTAGTTAGGCTAAGCAGTTGGGAAGAAACAAAATCCTTAAAAAGATCCACCAACCAGTTAAAAAGTTAGAAATCTTCCTTCTGTCCAAGATTAGACTGAAATTTACCAACCTAAACCAAGTTACATTCAGGCCAAGAAAGATTGGACTAAAAACAGTGCCCTTGAACTTCCACGTAAACACTACTTCAATTCAGATTCCAAAAACATCAAACTAAAACCCAACATAACAATGATACATAAACAAAACATAACCTAGCATCAGGCTACCAAATCATactaaaaccaaacaaaaaaattaggaaacGCGAACACTGTAGTTACCATCGCGCAGGTCAGTGTATCCGCTCGAAATCCGGACAGATAAAATCACTACCAACCCCATGAAAACACGCGCACACCTCTCCCAGTCCGAATGACCCATCCTAAAAGCCCGCCTGAAGCCAATAGCTTTCTCTTCTCTCGGAAAACCCAAACCAAACTCCTCGAATTCCAACCCTAAAACAACATCAAGAGAAATTctcataaaaacaaaacaaaatccaCGCTTACGTACAGAGTTTCAGTAGCAGAACAAACCCCGCAGAATTGATGGATGATCGATGCAGAAGACAAAACCCTAACCCTGTAGAGAGATTAAGCGAGTGAAGAATCAGCAACCTCTGGTTTTTGGGAAGCGAAAGGTGTGAGCAGTAGAGAGCCAAAAGCAAATATTTTTGAAAGCGGAATCTCTTAGTCAATTCTGGGCCCACGCTTTCCCAACGTTACCATGATTCTAGAGAAGTCttgtatatgtttttattttaaaaaaataaattcaattgtAATCATTTTTCACCCCtatctaataaatttttattcatatcttTCAACTTTCATTTGTGGGacacctttccttttttttaaatagatatgtttgctttttatagtattttgttAGCCGTCCATTCTTGTTTGGGAATTTCTATTTATGTAGatttaatattcttttatgaaaaaaataaaaatcatttacaaTGGACTAGATTATGAGTCATAATTTATGTTGGTAAATCACGTTCATATCATGTCAGAGACTAACCAAATCCGACACCAATAataattatgttaaaaatataagtttagatactatcaaattattaaataggtaaaTTATTATGTGACTTATTTAATGATTAGATATTCTTATTTAATAGTCATGTTAAATTACATATGATATCTAcgatttaattaattattttatttaaaataatttaaatagtTTAGagttataaattaataaatcggtgaatttgaatcaaattcatattatatacattaatgaaaaaactactTGTTTATAAAACAGTATCAAACTTTATAAGTAccattttctactttttatttcttatttgtttatttgaaatggtatataacaaataatatattatcatcgaataatatatgataagtatgtatatatgaaaatcaaatataatataagaaatattatCTTGTTTAAATAAGGACATATAATAATTCATACACACAACAAATTAATTATGTCTAATGATCTCAAAGcataaaacaatatattaattttgtttaatgatcttcaagaataaaaacataaataattacTGTCTAATTTTGTCTAATTTATTATagaaatttaatcataaaaatacagatatttgaatatgaaatattatttattgaaaatataccatAATTACAGATAGTTGTTGAATACGAGTTTGTTGACAGTAGGGTGATGAATACAAATTACTAGAATTTTTGAAATAGGAAATTACAAAGTCAAgagagataattttttagaacactATGCTTGCACTCTTGAGCTATCAGGATTTCCAATTCTTTCTCACTCTCCAAAGTTTTGCCTTgtgagaaaattagttttacTATTTATAGATGATGAAGTCGAACTTTAGTCTTTTTTAGTCTTCattcttcataattttttaaatccgTCACCACGTGTTCAGGCCTTGTTTCTTGAAGtatggagaaggagaagaattttcttttccttatcgGATGACTTAAGAGAAaaaattctctttattttcccTTACTCCACCTTGATTGCATTTTGTAGTAATAGACAAAAACTACTATTTACTACTATTCATGACTTTTTGActtttgttttttacatttttcaccATTCATTATTTACAtacttttcacaattttattttttttactggaTAAATACAATGGGACAAATGTACaaatatacaaatatacaaaagattatttatatttcttaacTAAGTATTTCTAagagatatttttcaaaactttgttGAGCTTCTTTTTCAATGACATACTCTTTTTTGtacttatcaacaagataagTAAATTGAGTTTGGAACAAAAGAACTTCTGGAAAATTAGTTGCAGATATGATTTCTTTAATATTGTATTTAGTAATGAGATTATAGTTAGAAGAACTATAAATCTCATAATCAAAATTTCTTGCAATCATTATTGACCTCCaatgtttgatttgtttttcGAGGCTGGATTTAGTACAGGGCCAAGGGATCTTTGTACCAAACAATTGATATTTTCTCTTATTGACTTTGAGAATAATGATGTTGAGTCGGGTAAACTCCTCCATCATTCAACCATTCAAGAGGCGTGCTTTTGATAATGAGTTCAATCGATTTGAAATCTCTGATAAAGACATTTAAAACACAAACTGTTAACTTTCTTCCAAATCCATCAGTTTGATCAGGATGGACGAAAATTAGTTGATAAAGAACTCCATAATCCATGAGGAGAAAAAGAGTTAGTTCTATTAACTCATTATTGAATTTGATGACTATCGGCTTATAACTGTCTAAGTCAATGTCGGCTTTGCAAATACTGTAAGTAAGAGTACACTTACAGTCATGCATTTCTAATGAAATTTCCTTCCACAAATGATCAATATTTGGACAATCATTATAAGTGTTGTCATAATGAGAAATCCAAGTGAAACTCATTCCTTGAATAATAATTCCAAAAGTGTTACAATCAGCAAGAAATTGCATGATATGCTATTTCTTTGCTTCCCATATAGCTTGAGCCTCTTGACTGATTATCTATCTAAGGTCTTGaggaaaattcaaaatcttTTGCTTGAAAAACGAAAatcttgaattttgaaattctagGCTTTTGTCAAAAAgtgttgaaaaataattttgaaaatattttaaaaatgtagcTTTAGATTTTTCTGCAATTTTCTTACAATTAAAACTTTCAAGACCTGTATCAATTGGGATGCAATGCATATCATAACTTGAATGGTTAGAAAAAGATGTTTAAATTATCATTTATccgtttaaaattaaaagataaagcatttaaagcttccaacttttaaatattactttttgcATTCCAGATGTTatctaaaatgcatttttgtgatcTGTCTAAACCTTCTATATCTTTACAAATCCGAAATTACATATTACTTTTAGGAAATACTGGAAGAGTaaatttttcaaacttaatCCGTTATTACTCCATATGTATAGAAAATTCAGAATTTAGTACCTCTtttgaaacataaataaaagatCTAATGAGTTTATCTTTAATATaccaaatttgaaatatattgaaTTAATAAGGGGCAAATGATTGTgaataagaatatttaaatgagttttttgattttttgaaatcaaatttattgatttatatgagCATGCACAAATATCATCACAATATTTTTGATCATTTGATTCTTCTTCTTGACTTGACTCCTCACTTGATATTTCTtgtgttattaatatttgattatcttattatgattcataattttcaattgattcttcattttctttatcagttattaatcctatcattaaatttgtgagtttatcacttatttctaatgaattgATATTGTTTTATAATTGACAATCTTTTGAGTAATGACCTGTTTTTTCACATTTATAACATGtgggtgttttcttttttatagttGGTTTATTGAAGCTTTTGATTtattagaattaaattttagaaacttcttttgaaattttgacttTATTGAGGGTTTTTTTGCCTTTTATAttactttgtttattttttctttttgaaggggTTATTATTGTATTGTGaccataatatgaacaaaattttcctaattatttttactatattgtttttttttttcatttgactaTTTAGTTTAAGATATGTACAAAGGGCTAAACCTTTGTTATTGATGAAAGTAATTAATTCTCCATATGTTAATGACTTATAGGGATTTATTTCATTatgaatatttcttattctttgtctaATAGTTTCTGCAAATAAAGTGGGTaaaccaaatataaattttcatttccaaTAATGACTTCCACAATCATGTATTTATATAACTTTGACTAAAAACATATCTTTATATCACTTGAAatctttaagtttttgacatcTAAGATTATTAAGGGTTTCGGAAGgtctttcttgaaaatagactggatctcctatgaaatgttttgttattgcaaatattaatGTATTGACAACATCTACTTCATAATATTTGATTGACgttcatttttatttgattattgttttttttttgcatttaatatgtattctctatcattttgactcaaataatgatcctACCAACCTTTAAGTAATCTAGTGAATCATATGACTAAGGCATCGATAGCATGAAAGTCAGAATTATTAGTCTTGATTCTATAAGCATTAGCAACCATGATCATTTCAcgaagtaaattaattatttgacgTTCACTTATTCCatctatattccattcataaaaactactaTCATCATAACTAGCagctaattgataattt of the Vitis vinifera cultivar Pinot Noir 40024 chromosome 10, ASM3070453v1 genome contains:
- the LOC100247008 gene encoding protein STRUBBELIG-RECEPTOR FAMILY 1 isoform X1; the encoded protein is MGHSDWERCARVFMGLVVILSVRISSGYTDLRDVTAVNSLYVALGYPPLPGWVPIGGDPCLDGWQGIQCVNSNITGLILNGANLGGELSGNLDLFTSLIQMDLSNNHIGGSIPSNLPPTIMQLFLSDNQFSGSIPVNLSSFTQLSAVSLNNNHLTGGIPDAFQQLTSLINMDLSSNSLSGQLPPSMGNLLALTTLHLQNNQISGVLDVLQDLLLNELNIENNLFSGPIPAKLLSIPNFRKDGNPFNTTILPPPPTSPPTSPPSSAPAMPPPSLGIANWTASSPETLTPPGSSNFFTNKRIVWISIAGVILLAAIALGLCLLKSRCCGGRQVTYKMTSRDKLGAFATKNPKYKEYLLQSNNQMEKVTTEVVMGPQDGYGTDHRKVGLSSKPQDEQERDGKTINAISRHKKDHKIDMTEYGVNNMPLLPSPPLPPVLPHNSVDEAMVKPSVPAGMAIRSHPLKSLSSQISVSYFSVGLLQQYTNSFSQGNLIGEGTLGSVYRAELPDGKLLAVKKLQPAVSRQLSDDGFLNLVSSISKLQHVNVVKLVGYCAEYGQRLLVHEYCRNGTLNDALHLEDEIHSKLSWSARIRIALGAARALEYLHEVCRPLVVHHNFKSANVLLDDELSVCISDCGLAPLLSSGSANGLTGHLLSAQGYVAPELELGSYTYQSDIYCFGVVMLELLTGRRSYDRSRPRTEQFLVRWAAPQLHDIDALSRMVDPSLKGSYPSKSLSHFADIISLCLQPEPEFRPPMSEIVQDLLYMIEKEPQNWGKN
- the LOC100247008 gene encoding protein STRUBBELIG-RECEPTOR FAMILY 1 isoform X2, with product MFVTAVNSLYVALGYPPLPGWVPIGGDPCLDGWQGIQCVNSNITGLILNGANLGGELSGNLDLFTSLIQMDLSNNHIGGSIPSNLPPTIMQLFLSDNQFSGSIPVNLSSFTQLSAVSLNNNHLTGGIPDAFQQLTSLINMDLSSNSLSGQLPPSMGNLLALTTLHLQNNQISGVLDVLQDLLLNELNIENNLFSGPIPAKLLSIPNFRKDGNPFNTTILPPPPTSPPTSPPSSAPAMPPPSLGIANWTASSPETLTPPGSSNFFTNKRIVWISIAGVILLAAIALGLCLLKSRCCGGRQVTYKMTSRDKLGAFATKNPKYKEYLLQSNNQMEKVTTEVVMGPQDGYGTDHRKVGLSSKPQDEQERDGKTINAISRHKKDHKIDMTEYGVNNMPLLPSPPLPPVLPHNSVDEAMVKPSVPAGMAIRSHPLKSLSSQISVSYFSVGLLQQYTNSFSQGNLIGEGTLGSVYRAELPDGKLLAVKKLQPAVSRQLSDDGFLNLVSSISKLQHVNVVKLVGYCAEYGQRLLVHEYCRNGTLNDALHLEDEIHSKLSWSARIRIALGAARALEYLHEVCRPLVVHHNFKSANVLLDDELSVCISDCGLAPLLSSGSANGLTGHLLSAQGYVAPELELGSYTYQSDIYCFGVVMLELLTGRRSYDRSRPRTEQFLVRWAAPQLHDIDALSRMVDPSLKGSYPSKSLSHFADIISLCLQPEPEFRPPMSEIVQDLLYMIEKEPQNWGKN